A genomic region of Notamacropus eugenii isolate mMacEug1 chromosome 3, mMacEug1.pri_v2, whole genome shotgun sequence contains the following coding sequences:
- the C3H5orf63 gene encoding glutaredoxin-like protein C5orf63 homolog isoform X1, with the protein MSVSVVKYSSDEWFGDCKRLFWRCRSIQGGGGPPPKKCASLEKSFILEVNHKVKMIWLWCNRMQSIQPTFGLLFRTSCASRKTLPVLTLFTKDPCPLCDEAKEVLKPLKNRFILQEVDITLPENSAWFDRYKFDIPVFHLNGQFLMMHRVNFSKLEKQLKKLEQQNN; encoded by the exons ATGAGCGTGAGCGTGGTAAAATACAGCTCAGATGAGTGGTTTGGCGATTGTAAAAGGCTGTTTTGGAGATGTAGGAGCATACAG GGAGGAGGGGGCCCACCTCCCAAGAAGTGTGCATCCTTGGAGAAATCATTCATTTTGGAAGTGAATCATAA AGTCAAGATGATTTGGTTATGGTGCAATAGAATGCAGAGCATCCAACCTACATTCGGATTATTGTTCAGAACAAGTTGTGCCTCCAGGAAAACCCTTCCAGTGCTGACCCTGTTCACAAAG gatCCATGTCCTCTTTGTGATGAAGCAAAAGAAGTCCTCAAGCCATTAAAAAACAgg tttATTTTGCAAGAAGTGGACATCACTCTTCCAGAGAATTCGGCTTGGTTTGATAGGTACAAGTTCGACATACCTGTCTTTCACTTGAACGGTCAGTTCCTGATGATGCATAGAGTGAATTTCTCAAAGCTTGAAAAACAGCTCAAGAAACTTGAACAGCAAAATAACTGA
- the C3H5orf63 gene encoding glutaredoxin-like protein C5orf63 homolog isoform X2, with protein sequence MIWLWCNRMQSIQPTFGLLFRTSCASRKTLPVLTLFTKDPCPLCDEAKEVLKPLKNRFILQEVDITLPENSAWFDRYKFDIPVFHLNGQFLMMHRVNFSKLEKQLKKLEQQNN encoded by the exons ATGATTTGGTTATGGTGCAATAGAATGCAGAGCATCCAACCTACATTCGGATTATTGTTCAGAACAAGTTGTGCCTCCAGGAAAACCCTTCCAGTGCTGACCCTGTTCACAAAG gatCCATGTCCTCTTTGTGATGAAGCAAAAGAAGTCCTCAAGCCATTAAAAAACAgg tttATTTTGCAAGAAGTGGACATCACTCTTCCAGAGAATTCGGCTTGGTTTGATAGGTACAAGTTCGACATACCTGTCTTTCACTTGAACGGTCAGTTCCTGATGATGCATAGAGTGAATTTCTCAAAGCTTGAAAAACAGCTCAAGAAACTTGAACAGCAAAATAACTGA